One Brassica oleracea var. oleracea cultivar TO1000 chromosome C7, BOL, whole genome shotgun sequence genomic window carries:
- the LOC106307066 gene encoding uncharacterized protein At3g27210 isoform X1 yields the protein MGSYSSSSLNNSPFGTERMVTPESPTKDTNSAPMPVKNDGVTIISNSLYSSSPSAKKIFESPRKSTTSVPVASPAVKSRWSFSSSKKSFGSKDETFFDTQQWLQSDSDDDFHSVNGDFTPSRGNTPKSSFSDRLPRINNLIFHEKKPSRGSSPAPKPRRKKLGDLFRESIREEREESSGGSSSLSSPYHSGEFNKVAIEEDSSIKEEKKKSNWQHHRCLPGFSACGGSFMERRKKMSSETGVVAVK from the exons ATGGGCTCATATTCGTCGTCATCGCTTAATAACTCTCCGTTTGGAACAGAGCGTATGGTAACACCAGAATCTCCCACGAAAGATACTAATTCAGCTCCGATGCCTGTGAAAAACGACGGCGTTACGATCATTTCCAATTCCTTGTACTCATCGTCTCCTTCTGCGAAGAAAATCTTCG AATCGCCGAGAAAGAGTACAACATCGGTTCCGGTGGCGTCTCCGGCTGTGAAATCTCGGTGGTCGTTTTCCTCTTCAAAGAAAAGCTTCG GAAGTAAAGATGAAACCTTTTTCGATACCCAGCAATGGCTTCAATCCGACTCAGACGATGATTTCCACAGCGTTAACGGCG ATTTCACTCCATCGCGTGGAAACACTCCCAAGAGCAGCTTCTCGGACAGACTTCCTCGCATCAACAACCTTATATTCCACGAGAAGAAGCCTTCTCGAGGCTCTTCTCCAGCGCCAAAACCGAGGAGGAAGAAGCTTGGTGATCTTTTCAGAGAAAGTATAAGAGAAGAACGAGAGGAAAGCTCTGGAGGGTCATCATCTCTCAGCTCTCCTTATCACTCTGGTGAATTCAACAAGGTCGCCATTGAGGAGGACTCTAGCATAAAGGAAGAGAAGAAGAAGTCTAACTGGCAGCATCATCGTTGTCTTCCTGGTTTCTCTGCGTGTGGTGGAAGTTTCATGGAGAGGAGGAAGAAGATGAGCTCTGAAACTGGGGTTGTTGCTGTGAAATGA
- the LOC106302132 gene encoding kelch repeat-containing protein At3g27220, translating into MANKPDHHHRSSRRLMLVLYSTCVLGIGFAAALLCLSSTKLSLSSVSSIWVPENPPEIQAPSIDSRIVQKRSKQSNKTKDDHANVRLLSATFADLPAPELHWEQMTSAPVPRLDGYSVQIKNLLYVFSGYGSLDYVHSHVDVFNFTDNKWCDSFDTPKEMANSHLGIVTDGRYVYVVSGQFGPQCRGPTSRSFVLDSTTKTWLDFPSLPAPRYAPATQIWRGRLHVMGGSKENRNAVAHDHWSIAVKGGKALDKWREEVPIPRGGPHRACVVANDKLLVIGGQEGDFMAKPNSPIFKCSRRREFFNGEVYMMDEGMKWKMLPPMPKNNSHIESAWIIVNNSIVIVGGTTDWHPVTKRLVLVGEIFRFQLDTLTWSVIGRLPYRVKTAMAGYWNGYLYFTSGQRDRGPDNPQPGKVIGEMWRTKLKF; encoded by the exons ATGGCGAACAAACCTGATCATCACCACCGATCTTCTAGGAGACTGATGCTTGTATTGTACTCCACTTGTGTTCTCGGGATAGGCTTCGCCGCAGCTTTACTTTGTCTGTCTTCTACTAAACTATCATTATCCAGCGTTTCTTCCATCTGGGTACCTGAAAACCCACCGGAGATTCAAGCTCCGAGCATCGATTCCCGGATTGTTCAGAAG AGAAGCAAACAGTCGAACAAGACAAAAGATGACCATGCTAATGTCCGTTTATTATCGGCGACATTTGCCGATTTGCCGGCGCCGGAGTTACATTGGGAGCAAATGACGTCAGCTCCAGTTCCTCGACTTGACGGATACTCCGTGCAAATCAAAAACCTTTTGTATGTCTTCTCCGGCTACGGCAGTCTCGACTAC GTTCATTCTCATGTGGATGTGTTCAACTTCACAGACAACAAATGGTGTGACAGCTTCGACACTCCTAAAGAGATGGCTAATTCTCACCTCGGGATCGTGACGGATGGACGGTATGTGTATGTGGTTTCAGGGCAGTTTGGTCCTCAGTGCAGAGGTCCCACTTCTCGTTCCTTTGTCTTAGACTCAACCACCAAGACCTGGCTCGACTTTCCTTCATTGCCAGCTCCAAG GTATGCACCTGCGACTCAGATATGGAGAGGGAGGCTTCACGTGATGGGAGGAAGCAAAGAGAATCGCAACGCCGTTGCTCATGACCATTGGAGCATAGCTGTCAAAGGCGGAAAAGCTCTTGACAAATGGCGAGAAGAGGTTCCAATACCTCGAGGTGGACCACACAG GGCTTGTGTAGTTGCTAACGACAAGCTACTTGTGATAGGCGGTCAAGAAGGTGACTTCATGGCCAAACCCAACTCACCAATCTTCAAATGCTCACGTCGACGAGAG TTCTTCAATGGTGAGGTGTACATGATGGACGAGGGGATGAAATGGAAGATGTTACCACCCATGCCAAAGAACAATTCCCACATTGAATCAGCTTGGATCATTGTCAATAACTCGATCGTTATCGTTGGTGGAACCACTGATTGGCATCCAGTGACCAAAAGGCTTGTTCTTGTTGGAGAGATCTTTCGGTTTCAGTTAGACACTTTG ACGTGGTCTGTGATCGGACGGTTACCGTACCGTGTCAAAACAGCTATGGCTGGATACTGGAACGGCTATTTGTACTTCACGTCCGGGCAACGAGATAGAGGACCTGACAATCCACAGCCTGGGAAAGTTATTGGAGAAATGTGGAGAACTAAGTTGAAGTTTTGA
- the LOC106307067 gene encoding mavicyanin, whose product MTMQAALVILVFSGLLAVKTTLAAQHVIGGSQGWEQSVDFDSWLSDKSFKVGDQLVFKYSGLHSVVELGSEAAYKSCDLGTPVISLSSGNDVVKLSKTGTRYFACGTPGHCQSGMKVKVNVVSADSTAVPSPGSDSSSDSDSGSSNGSDSGSSTGSGSRSSSGQGLRASIGYILAVGSLVIGLVWAF is encoded by the exons ATGACAATGCAAGCAGCTCTTGTTATCCTGGTTTTCTCCGGTTTACTAGCAGTTAAGACAACGTTAGCAGCACAGCATGTGATAGGCGGGAGCCAAGGATGGGAACAATCGGTTGACTTTGATTCCTGGTTGTCCGATAAATCTTTCAAAGTCGGCGATCAACTTG TTTTCAAATATTCCGGACTACACAGCGTTGTAGAGCTGGGAAGCGAAGCGGCATACAAGAGTTGTGACCTGGGAACACCTGTAATTTCCTTAAGCTCAGGAAACGACGTCGTTAAGCTTTCTAAAACCGGTACTCGTTATTTCGCATGTGGGACCCCAGGGCATTGCCAATCAGGCATGAAGGTTAAAGTCAACGTTGTCTCTGCTGACTCCACTGCTGTTCCATCTCCGGGTTCGGATTCAAGCTCCGATTCAGATTCGGGCTCCAGCAACGGCTCAGATTCGGGTTCGAGCACCGGCTCAGGTTCGCGTTCGAGTTCCGGTCAGGGGCTACGTGCTTCCATTGGATATATTTTAGCTGTGGGATCGTTGGTTATTGGACTTGTTTGGGCTTTCTGA
- the LOC106307066 gene encoding uncharacterized protein At3g27210 isoform X2, giving the protein MGSYSSSSLNNSPFGTERMVTPESPTKDTNSAPMPVKNDGVTIISNSLYSSSPSAKKIFGSKDETFFDTQQWLQSDSDDDFHSVNGDFTPSRGNTPKSSFSDRLPRINNLIFHEKKPSRGSSPAPKPRRKKLGDLFRESIREEREESSGGSSSLSSPYHSGEFNKVAIEEDSSIKEEKKKSNWQHHRCLPGFSACGGSFMERRKKMSSETGVVAVK; this is encoded by the exons ATGGGCTCATATTCGTCGTCATCGCTTAATAACTCTCCGTTTGGAACAGAGCGTATGGTAACACCAGAATCTCCCACGAAAGATACTAATTCAGCTCCGATGCCTGTGAAAAACGACGGCGTTACGATCATTTCCAATTCCTTGTACTCATCGTCTCCTTCTGCGAAGAAAATCTTCG GAAGTAAAGATGAAACCTTTTTCGATACCCAGCAATGGCTTCAATCCGACTCAGACGATGATTTCCACAGCGTTAACGGCG ATTTCACTCCATCGCGTGGAAACACTCCCAAGAGCAGCTTCTCGGACAGACTTCCTCGCATCAACAACCTTATATTCCACGAGAAGAAGCCTTCTCGAGGCTCTTCTCCAGCGCCAAAACCGAGGAGGAAGAAGCTTGGTGATCTTTTCAGAGAAAGTATAAGAGAAGAACGAGAGGAAAGCTCTGGAGGGTCATCATCTCTCAGCTCTCCTTATCACTCTGGTGAATTCAACAAGGTCGCCATTGAGGAGGACTCTAGCATAAAGGAAGAGAAGAAGAAGTCTAACTGGCAGCATCATCGTTGTCTTCCTGGTTTCTCTGCGTGTGGTGGAAGTTTCATGGAGAGGAGGAAGAAGATGAGCTCTGAAACTGGGGTTGTTGCTGTGAAATGA